TGCTGATATGGGCCGACCGCCGACGCGAACGCACCGCCGAGGCCTTTGCCGACGCCCGCTTGCTTCCCTCGGTGGTGCGCCAACCCCCTAAAGCCCATGTGCGCTGGCCCCTGGCCCTGCAACTCTTGGCTTTGTTCCTGTTGCTTTTTGCGGCGGCCCGTCCGGTGGCCAGCCCGCCTTTGCCCACCAACAAGGCCGCCATCGTGCTGGCCGTGGACACTTCGCGTTCCATGCTGGCCGCCGACCTCAACCCCAGCCGCCTGGAAGCGGCCAAGGCCACCGCCCGTAAGTTCATCGAGCTAGCACCCCCCACCACCCAGATTGGGTTGGTCAGCTTTTCCGACTCGGCCTCGGCCCTGGTTATGCCCACCACCGATCGCCAAAAGCTTCTCGAGGCCATCGAACGCCTCAAACCCGCCCAGAACACCTCCATCGAGAACGCCATTGTGACCGGGGTGCGGATGCTGCCCGGGCGCAAGAACCTTAAGCCCCCCGCCGAGCTACAACCCCCCGGCCTGGGGCAGCCCGACCCCTTGCAAGGCGTGCCCGACCTACCAACGCTCCCGCAAACCCCGTCTCCCCAAGACCTGCCGCCGGGGAGTGTGGTGATCCTGTCGGACGGGGCTTCCAACGTGAGTACCAACCCTGGGCTGCCCACCCGCAATAGCCTGGAGATTGCGGCCCGATTTGCCAAAAACGCCAACGTCAAGCTCTTCACCTTTCCCATGGGCCAGCCCGGAGGCACCGTAGCGCAAATTGAGGGCCGCAACTACTACATTCCCTTTGAACCAAGGAACCTCGAGCAACTGGCCCAGGCCACGGGTGGGAAGAACACCTATCCGCCGACCGAAGATGCCCTGCGAGCGATTGCCAAAGAGCTGGGCACGGTGATTCGCTGGGAGGGCACCAAGACCGAAATTGCCTCGCTGCTCTCGGCGGTGGCAGCCCTGCTGATGATCCTGGCAGCGGGTCTGAGCCTGCGCTGGCAGCGCCGGGTGCCATAGGAGGGCCGATGGGTTTTCTGGCGCCCTGGAACCTGCTGACCCTGTTGGGGTTGGTGGTGCTGGGAGTGGTGTATCTGCGGCTGCTGCGCGGCCCCTCCAGCAGCCATGTGTGGTACCCGGAGGCTGGGCAGTTGGGCCTTGTGGCCCCCAGAACCCTGGGGCATTATCTGCCCGCCCTGGCCTTTTTTCTGGCCCTGGCAATGGCCCTGGTTGCCACGGCCCGCCCCACCCTGCGTTTGATGATGCCCGAGAACCTGGCGGGGGTAATCCTGGCCATCGAGAACGGCTGGTCTATGCGCCAGACCGATATTGCCCCCAATCGCATGGTGGCCACGCAAGCAGCAGCTAAAGCGCTGGTGGAGAAACTTCCACCCCAGGTCAAGGTGGGGGTGGCGACCTTCTCCGGCTACGGCACCCTGCTGCTGCCCCCCACCACCGACCGCAACGCGTTTCGCCAGGCCATAGACCACCTCGACCTAGGGGGGGGCTACTCGTTTACCTTTGGCTTGCTGGCGGCCCTCGAGGCCCTCCCCGAAAACCCACCCGAGGGGGTGAGCCCGGGGGTGATTGTGCTTTTTTCCCACGGGCACGATGTATCCGGCAACGACCCCCTCAAAATTGCCGATGAAGCCCTGCGGCGCGGCATCAAGGTACACGCCATTGGGGTAGGCACGCACGGCCACAACTTCGACGAGGAGATGCTCAAAAAAGTAGCCGACCGTACCGGAGGCCGCTACTATCCCATTTTCTCCGCCAACGATTTGAGCCATGCCCATGCCGACTTAGGCCGGGTGCTGGGCTGGCGGCCCCAGACCCTCGAGGCAAGCGGTATCCTGAGCTTGTTGGCGGCGCTGTTGCTGAGTTTGAGCATCGGCGGGTCGGCTTTGAGACGGCAGGTGGTTTGAATGGTGTTTATCTGGCCCTGGGCCCTGGGTTTGTTGCTCTGGATACCCCTGCTCGTCTGGCTGTACCGCCGGAGCCTGCGCCCGCCTGCCGAAGCGGTGGTGCTGCACCCGGATGTGGCGATGCTGGCGCAAGCCTCGAGGCGAGCCCAACACTGGCGGCAGCACCTCCCGGCAGGGCTCTATTTGCTGGCGCTGGTAGTGGCGGTTTTGGCCCTGGCCCGCCCCACCCTTCCGGTCTTGCAGGCCGACCCCCGCGCGGCGGTGGTGCTGGCGGTGGACATCAGCCGCTCGATGCAGGCCACCGATGTGCGCCCCAACCGCTTTGAGGCGGCCAGGGCCGCACTGCGAACCTTCATACGCGAGTTGCCAGCGGGAATGCGCGTAGCCCTGGTCACCTTTTCCCGCGATGCCCAACTGGTAGTACCCCTCACCACCGACCGGGGGCGCTTGTTGGAAGCGGTAGACTTCCTGGACTTGAACCTGGGCACCGCCATTGGCGATGCCATTCTGGAGAGCATTACGGCCTTGCCTCCCCTGTCCGAAAGAGCCGAGGCCCCCGACCCCAAGAGTCTGGCCACCATCATTCTGCTCACCGATGGCCGCAGCCTGGCCGGGGTAGACCCGGTAGAAGCCGCCCAGGAAGCCGCCCGTTTGCAGATTCGGGTGCATGCCATCGGCATTGGCCGCACTTCCGACGGCCCGGTGCCGGGGCTGCCCGAATCCTATGCGCTGGCCGCACAGTTCGACGAAGAGGCGCTCAAAGAGATTGCCCGGGTGGGGGACGGCCAGTATTTCTTCGTGGACTCGGCGAGCAAACTCAAAGAAGCCTACCGCAACCTGACCCGACAGATGACGTGGCGTATCCGTCGGGATGAAGCCACTGCCTACCTGACCCTGCTGGCCGGGACGTTGCTGATGTTGAGCCTAGGGATTGCCCAGTTGCGGCGCCGGGTAGTGTAGCCTCATCGCGGTTCCACCCATACGACCACGCGGTGGCTCGTAATGTAGTCCCTACAGCAAAAACCGCTGTAGTGGCCTGGTAACAAAGTATGGGACGCCGACCTTCTCCCGTCATTGCGAGCATCCGCAGGATGCGAAGCAATCCAGAATCTCTGCCCCGGCCAGCCTACAGGCTATCTGGATTGCTTCGTCGGCGGGGGCCTCCTCGCAATGACAAGGGGCTCACGTTTGGATTTGTAAGGGCAAAGTGACGTAAATCTTACCAGACCAGTAGCGACTATTCCCGGGAACCGCTCTCAGGCCTCGGCAGAGCTGCCCGATAGAGAACCCTGACGCATCAGGGTTTGGGCAAGCTCGAGCCGCGCTACCAGCGAAGGAGCCTCCAGCAGGGCTTGCCGATCCAGGGCCGGAACCCGCAGGTTCACACACAAAAACGAAGCCTGGTATAAAGGGTCGTCGGGCAGGTTAGCAAGGGCCTCTTCCAGGGCCTGCGGATCGGCCACCCCGGCCACATAGCCCCTAAAAGCCTCCATCGCATCCCAGGCGGCCACGATCTCCTCGCTGCGGGCGGAGCGCTCGAGCGGAAAGGGAATATCCAAAGTGGTCTGGTATAGGTTCTGCTCGAAAACCCCCACCCCTTCCACACGGCAGCGCTCCCCCCCTCGGCACACGATGTTGAAGGTTCCATCGGGGTTTTCCGAAGCGGCCAGCAAATCCACATACCCCCCTACCTCCCGGATACCCGCTTCGGTGGCCAGGGTAATCACAAAACGGCGCTGGTCTTCGCTTTGGGCCAGCAAATCCCGCACCATCTGCTTGTAGCGCTCCTCAAAAATGTAGAGCGGAATGAGCAATCCGGGAAACACCACGGTCTCGGGCAGGGGGAACAGGGGAAGGCGCTTCATAGTCCATGCCACAGTTTTATGCTGGGCTTTCTCAATATAACAAGCGCCATGAAAAAATATGCAGCAGCGGCAATGGCTTTGCTGGCAGGGGCCCTGGCCCAGCCCACTGCTACCGGCACCGGCGGAGCGGCGGCTACCGTGGATGCACTGGCGACCCGTGCCGCCATGGAGATCCTGGCCCAGGGCGGCAATGCAGTTGACGCGGCGGTGGCCGCCGCAGCCGTGCTGGGCGTAACCGAGCCTTACTCCTGTGGGATTGGGGGCGGGGGCTTTATGGTGATCTACCTGGCCAAGGAGCGGCGGGTCGTGACCGTGGATCACCGGGAGGTGGCTCCCGCCTACTTTAGCCCCACCGTCTTCAACGGCCCCAACGGTCAACCCCTTCCCTTCGCCGAACGGGTCAACAGCGGCCTTTCCGTGGGAGTACCGGGAACGGTAAAAGGCTGGGAAGAGGCCCTGGCTCGCTACGGCACCCTGAGCCTGGGCCGGGTTCTGCAACCGGCCATCCGGGTGGCGCAGCAGGGCTTTACGGTAGACGCCACCTTTGTTGCCCAGACCCAGGCCAACCTCGAGCGCTTCCGCTACTTCACCTCTACCAGCGCCCTCTTCCTGCCCGGAGGCGCGGTACCTGCGGTGGGCTCCACCTTTCGCAACCCCGATCTGGCCCGCACCACCTGCTGCTGGCCTCAGGGGGCAGCCGGGCCTTCTACAGCGGGCCTATCGCCCAGGCCATCGTCAACACCGTCAATAACCCCCCGGTGGCCCCCGGTGTTAGCGCCAATATTCGTCCGGGTCGGATGACCCTGGCCGATCTGGCCAACTACGAGGCCCGCATCCGTCAGCCGGTCGTGAGTACCTACCGGGGCTATACCATTTACGGAATGGGCCTGCCCAGCAGCGGCGGGCCGACCATTGCGCTGGCCTTGAATCTGCTGGAGGGCTACGACCTGAAAGCCCTCCCCCGTGAGCGGGCCCTGCACCTCTACCTCGAGGCTTCCCGCCTGGCCTTTGCCGACCGCAACGCCTATATGGGCGACCCCGAGTTTGTGGACGCACCCCTAACCGGCCTTTTATCCAAAAAATACGCCGAAGAGCGGCGCAAGGCCATGGGCGAGCGGGCCGCCGAGGGAGCAGTGCGGGCGGGGGATCCCTACCCCTTCCAGCAAGACCCCTCCACCCCCCTTCGCCCCCAGGCGCAAAGAGAACGCTGGGAAGGAGAGTCCACCACCCACCTCACGGTTTCCGATAAAGACGGCAATATCGTCTCCTATACCTTCACCATCGAGTCCACCGGCGGCAACGCCATGGTGGTGCCGGGCTATGGTTTTCTGCTCAACAACGAATTAACCGACTTCGACGCTACCGCACCGCACCCCAACAGCCCCGAGGCCTTCAAGCGCCCCCGCAGCAGCATGAGCCCTACCCTGGTGTTCCGCGATGGCAGGCCGGTGCTGGCCCTGGGCTCACCCGGTGGGGCAACCATCATCACCACCGTGCTGCAAACCCTGGTGAATGTGCTGGACTTCGGTCTACCCATCGACCAGGCCCTGGCTGCTCCCCGGCTGAGCCAGCGCAATACCCAGACCACCAACGTGGACGGAGGCTTTGAGCGTACCCCGGAGGCCCAGGCCCTGGCCGCACTGGGCCACCGTTGGGCCCCCACCGGCGAGATAGGCGCCCTGACCGCCATCGCCTTCAACCCCGACGGTTCGGTGACGGCCGCCGCCGAACCCGCGCGGCGGGGCGGGGGCAGCGCGGCCGTGGAGCGCCCCCGCTAAGGCTCAACCCTCGGCAGGCCGGCTGCGGCTGGCCTGCCAGCGTTCTTGCAAGCGCTCAAACATTCGCAAAAGCTTGGCCCTGGGCAAGATGACCTGCTCGGTGTAGCCCTCGCCAATTTGGTCGCCCAGCTCGTTCCAGGCGGTGCACTTGGCGTGTACGCGGTTGCCCTCGGTGCGCAGGTGTTCGGCCACAATGCGTACTCTCATGCCGGGCAGGGCCGAGGCCTGGTGATCCACGTTCACCTTGGAGCCGATGCCCTCCTCGCCCGCCTCCAGGAAAGGCAGGATGATCTTGCGGCCCGCCAATTCCATGTGTTTGGCCATCCAGTAGGTGGCATAGACCGGGTGCAGCTTGCCGAGTTGGGGGTCGCCCTGCTCGAAGTCCACGGTCATCTCGTCGGTAACGACCGTCTCGAAGGTGGCCTGGTAGCCGGGGGGGATGGGTTTCATAGGGTGGCTGAAGGGGATTTTTTGAACCCTCAACTCATTTTACGCAAGTCCGCCACCCGCTTGAGCTTGCCGCCCTCGCTGCGGGGGGCGCTGCCGGGGTTGATGAGCGAGACCCGCACCGATATGCCCACGTTGTCTTTGATTTTTTTGACCACCTTTTCGCGCAGGTTGTGTAGCCGGTGGTCGGCCTCGATCACTTCGTCGGAGAGAATTTTCTGACCGATTTCCCGGAAGAAGGATTCGGAGACCTCGAGCTTCAGCTCCACCTCGTCCATCGTCCCCTCGCGGGTAAGCACAATCTGGTAGTGCGGGGCCACCTCGGGAATCTCCTTGAGCACGGCCTCGATCTGGGTGGGATAAACATTCACCCCGCGCACAATCAGCATGTCGTCGGTGCGGCCCCGAATCTGGGCCATGCGGGCGTGGGTGCGGCCCGAGGGGCCGGGCTCGCGGGTGATGTAAGTGAGGTCGCCCGTCCAGTAGCGCAGGATGGGCATGGCCTTCTTGGTCAGGGTGGTGAAGACCAGCACCCCCACCTCGCCCTCGGGCAGGGGCTCGCCGGTCTCGGGGTCTACAACCTCGGGGTAGAAGTGGTCTTCCCAGATGTACGAAAGCCCCTCGCGCTCGTTGACGTCCTCGTTGGAGACGCCCGGCCCGATAATCTCCGAGAGGCCGTAGATGTTGGTGGCCTTGACCCCCAGCCCCGCGTCCACACTCTGGCGGATAGCCTCGGTCCAGGGCTCGGCCCCTAGAATGGCGTACTGAAGGCTAATTTCCTCCGGGCTCACCCCGCGTTTCTTGAATTCCTCGGCGAGGGTCTGGGCATACGAGGGGGTGCAGGAAATCATCTCGGGCTTGAAGTCCTGGATCAGCATGATCTGCCGGTCGGTCATGCCGCCGGAGATGGGCACCACAATCATGCCCAGTTTTTCCGCCCCGCCATGCAGGCCCAGCCCGCCGGTAAAGAGGCCGTAGCCATAGGCGTTGTGCAGCATCATGCCGGGCCGCCCACCCGCGGCGGCCAGCGAGCGGGCGACCACCTCGGCAAAGACCTCGAGGTCGCCTTTGGTGTAGCCCACCACGGTGGGCTTGCCGGTGGTGCCGGAGGAGGCATGGATGCGGGCGAGCTCCGAGCGGGGCACCGCAAACATCCCAAAGGGGTAGGTGTCGCGCAGGTCTTTCTTTTTGGTGAAGGGCAGCTTGGGTAGATCTTCTATACTCCGGATGTCGCCGGGCTTCAGCCCTCGTTCGTCGAAGGCTTGTTTGTAAAACGGTACGCGCTCGTAGACGTAGGCCACCTGCTCGCGCAGGCGCTGGTTTTGCAACTCGGTGAGTTTAGGGCGGGGAAGGGTCTCGAGTTCGGGTTGAAACATGGGCATAGGCACCTCTTATAGCTTGAGCTTCATGCCTTCGTGGCTGGAGATGAAGCCCAGGCGTTGATAAAAACGGTGGGCGTCTTTGCGGGTTTTGTCGGTGGTGAGCTGCATCAGGGTACAACCCCGGGCTTTGGCGTATTCCATAGCCCACTCCATCACCACCTGGCCCAGACCCTGCTTGCGCAGGGAGTACTCGATCCGCATGGCCTCGAGCTGTGCCCGCCAGGCCCCCTGGCGCGACAGGCCGGGAATAAAGCTGAGCTGAAAGGTGCCCACCACCCGCCCCCCTTGCTCCACCACCGCCAAAAACTGGTTGGGGTCAGCCTCGATGGCCTCGAAGGCCCGGTAGTAGCTCTCGGGCAGGGGGTCGGTAAAGGCTTCCCTGGTCTGCCCCAGGGGATCGTCGGCCAGGAGCCGGACAATCTCGGGCACGTCGGCGCGGTTAGCCCGGCGAATGAGCCCGTGCCCCTCGGGCAACAAGAAGGTCTCGCTCATAAGGCAGTCATGCCCCCATCCACCGCCAGCACCTGCCCGGTTACATAGTCCGAGGCCGGGCTACAGAGGTATAAGGCGGCAGCAGCCAGCTCGCCTGGGCGGCCAATCCGGCCCAGCGGGGTACGCTCATTTACAAGCTGTTCGGTGCGGGCCAGCAGTTTCTCGGTCATGCGGGTGGGGAAAAAACCCGGCGCTAGGGCATTGACCCGGATACCAAAAGGCCCCCACTTGACCGCCAGGTCGCGGGTGAGGGCAATGAGCGCCCCTTTGGAAGCCGAGTAAGCAGCGGCATCCATGACTTCGCTGGGGCTACCGGCCAGCCCGGCCACCGAGGCGATGTGGAGAATTTTGCCATAGCCCCGGGTCTTCATCTGGCGCGCGGCGATCCTCGAGGCCAGCAAAGCCCCCGTCACGTTGATATCCAGCACCTCGCGGATTTTCTCCACCGGCACTTCCAGCACATCCTGGCCCCAGGTAACGCCGGCGGCATTGACCAGGATGTCCACCGGGCCGGTGCGGGCAAAGGCACTTTCCAGACTGTGCTCGTCCTGCACATTGCCCACAATGGGCAGGGCGTCGGGGATGAGCCTCAGGGCCTCCTCAAAAAAGCCCTCGCGCCTTGCCAGCAAGGCCACCCGGGCCCCGGCCTCACGCAACCCTTGGGCAATCTCCAGGCCCAGGCCCCTCGAACCCCCGGTCACGAGGGCCGTCTTGCCGTTCAGGTTGAACTGCTCGAGGACGCGCATGCTTTCACCCACCCATTATCTATAGCTTATCGCTTGATCGGCTACAGGCTTTCCACCACCATGGCGATGCCCTGCCCCACCCCGATACACATGGTGGCCAGGCCAAACTGCACCCCCCGGCGCTGCATCTCGTGCACCAGGTGGGTCAGGATGCGGGCCCCCGAGGCCCCCAGGGGGTGTCCGATGGCAATCGCGCCCCCATTCACGTTGAGCCGTTCGTCTTCGGCCTCGAGGCCCCATTCGTGCAGCACGGCCAGGCTTTGTGCGGCGAAAGCCTCGTTCAGCTCAATTAGGCCGATGTCCTGGAGGGTGAGCCCGGCCCGCTTCAGGGCTTTGGCGCTAGCTGGCACCGGCCCGATGCCCATAATGCGGGGTTCCACTCCCGCTACCGCCATGGCCCGAACCCGGGCCATGGGTTTCAGCCCGTGGGCCTGGGCGTATTCGCGGGAAGCCAACAACACCGCCGCAGCGCCGTCGTTGAGCGAGGAAGAGTTACCTGCGGTTACACTGCCCCCCTGCCTGAATACCGGCTTGAGCCTGGCCAGGGCCTCGAGGCTGGTGTCGGCCCTGGGGCCTTCGTCAGTCTGGACGAGGGTTTTCTGGCCCTTGCGGTCTGTAATCTCCACCGGCACCATCTGGCTTTGCAGCAGCCCGCTCTGCTGGGCCCGGATGGCCTTCTGGTGCGAGTGCAGGGCAAACTTGTCCTGGGCCTCGCGGGAGATTTTATACTGCTCGGCCAGGTTTTCGGCGGTCTCGCCCATGGCCTCGGTGCCGTAGAGTTCCTTCATTCTGGGGTTCACCAGCCGCCAGCCCAGGGTGGTGTCGAACATGGTGACGTTGCCGGTGGGAAAAGCCTTCTCGGCCTTGGGCATCACCCATGGGGCCCGGCTCATGCTCTCGACACCCGCGCCGATGTACACCTGGCCCTCGCCCAGCATCAGGGCCCGGGCTGCGTTCGCCACAGCGTCGAGCCCGCTGCCACACAGGCGGTTGATGGTGGTGCCGCCCACAGCAATGGGCAAACCTGCCAGCAGCAAGGCCATGCGGGCCACATTGCGGTTGTCCTCGCCGGCCTGGTTGGCACAGCCCATGTACACGTCTTCCACGTCGCTTCCGGGGATGCCGGTGCGCTCTAATAGGGCTTTGAGGGGAATGGCCCCCAGGTCGTCGGGCCTAACTGAGGCCAGGGCCCCGCCGTGCTTGCCGACCGGGGTGCGAACGGCGTCCAGGATATAGGCTTCCATGTTCATGTGTTTTACCCTCTAGTAGTGTTTGGAGCAAGGGCCTTTTGCGAACAGGCCGGGTTTTCCTTTTCCCTAGCCCAGGCGAAGACTCAGGTCTTTTCCTCGAGGCGAAAAACCGTGCCGGTAAAAAGCGCCACCACCCGCCCCTCGCTGCGGATTTCGATGCGGTAGGTCGCGGTGCGGCGGCCCAGGTTCTCTTCGCTGGCGTGGGCCTCGAGCCGGTCTCCCGCCTTGACCGCCTTGAAATACTGCATCTGGGTAGAGAGGGCCACGGCGGGCGTACCATGGGAGTTGGAGGCCAGCGCAAAGGCCGCATCGGCCAGGCTGTACAGAAAACCACCATGGCAAGAGCCGTGGATATTGAGGTGCTCGGGCCGCACACGGGCGGCCACCACAGCTTTTCCGGCTTCAACCCGCAGGGTTTCCAGGCCCAGTAACTGCATGTAGGGATCGGTGGTGGTCATGGTCAGGCTTCGGTTTTGCTGCGAATGCCCAGGTAGCTCTCAATCACCCGGGGGTCGTGCAGC
This genomic stretch from Meiothermus sp. harbors:
- a CDS encoding VWA domain-containing protein, producing the protein MSFTWPAFLWLLLLIPLFVGLLIWADRRRERTAEAFADARLLPSVVRQPPKAHVRWPLALQLLALFLLLFAAARPVASPPLPTNKAAIVLAVDTSRSMLAADLNPSRLEAAKATARKFIELAPPTTQIGLVSFSDSASALVMPTTDRQKLLEAIERLKPAQNTSIENAIVTGVRMLPGRKNLKPPAELQPPGLGQPDPLQGVPDLPTLPQTPSPQDLPPGSVVILSDGASNVSTNPGLPTRNSLEIAARFAKNANVKLFTFPMGQPGGTVAQIEGRNYYIPFEPRNLEQLAQATGGKNTYPPTEDALRAIAKELGTVIRWEGTKTEIASLLSAVAALLMILAAGLSLRWQRRVP
- a CDS encoding VWA domain-containing protein; the encoded protein is MGFLAPWNLLTLLGLVVLGVVYLRLLRGPSSSHVWYPEAGQLGLVAPRTLGHYLPALAFFLALAMALVATARPTLRLMMPENLAGVILAIENGWSMRQTDIAPNRMVATQAAAKALVEKLPPQVKVGVATFSGYGTLLLPPTTDRNAFRQAIDHLDLGGGYSFTFGLLAALEALPENPPEGVSPGVIVLFSHGHDVSGNDPLKIADEALRRGIKVHAIGVGTHGHNFDEEMLKKVADRTGGRYYPIFSANDLSHAHADLGRVLGWRPQTLEASGILSLLAALLLSLSIGGSALRRQVV
- a CDS encoding VWA domain-containing protein → MVFIWPWALGLLLWIPLLVWLYRRSLRPPAEAVVLHPDVAMLAQASRRAQHWRQHLPAGLYLLALVVAVLALARPTLPVLQADPRAAVVLAVDISRSMQATDVRPNRFEAARAALRTFIRELPAGMRVALVTFSRDAQLVVPLTTDRGRLLEAVDFLDLNLGTAIGDAILESITALPPLSERAEAPDPKSLATIILLTDGRSLAGVDPVEAAQEAARLQIRVHAIGIGRTSDGPVPGLPESYALAAQFDEEALKEIARVGDGQYFFVDSASKLKEAYRNLTRQMTWRIRRDEATAYLTLLAGTLLMLSLGIAQLRRRVV
- a CDS encoding LON peptidase substrate-binding domain-containing protein; this encodes MKRLPLFPLPETVVFPGLLIPLYIFEERYKQMVRDLLAQSEDQRRFVITLATEAGIREVGGYVDLLAASENPDGTFNIVCRGGERCRVEGVGVFEQNLYQTTLDIPFPLERSARSEEIVAAWDAMEAFRGYVAGVADPQALEEALANLPDDPLYQASFLCVNLRVPALDRQALLEAPSLVARLELAQTLMRQGSLSGSSAEA
- a CDS encoding gamma-glutamyltransferase is translated as MKKYAAAAMALLAGALAQPTATGTGGAAATVDALATRAAMEILAQGGNAVDAAVAAAAVLGVTEPYSCGIGGGGFMVIYLAKERRVVTVDHREVAPAYFSPTVFNGPNGQPLPFAERVNSGLSVGVPGTVKGWEEALARYGTLSLGRVLQPAIRVAQQGFTVDATFVAQTQANLERFRYFTSTSALFLPGGAVPAVGSTFRNPDLARTTCCWPQGAAGPSTAGLSPRPSSTPSITPRWPPVLAPIFVRVG
- a CDS encoding gamma-glutamyltransferase family protein; the encoded protein is MVNTVNNPPVAPGVSANIRPGRMTLADLANYEARIRQPVVSTYRGYTIYGMGLPSSGGPTIALALNLLEGYDLKALPRERALHLYLEASRLAFADRNAYMGDPEFVDAPLTGLLSKKYAEERRKAMGERAAEGAVRAGDPYPFQQDPSTPLRPQAQRERWEGESTTHLTVSDKDGNIVSYTFTIESTGGNAMVVPGYGFLLNNELTDFDATAPHPNSPEAFKRPRSSMSPTLVFRDGRPVLALGSPGGATIITTVLQTLVNVLDFGLPIDQALAAPRLSQRNTQTTNVDGGFERTPEAQALAALGHRWAPTGEIGALTAIAFNPDGSVTAAAEPARRGGGSAAVERPR
- a CDS encoding thioesterase family protein, which codes for MKPIPPGYQATFETVVTDEMTVDFEQGDPQLGKLHPVYATYWMAKHMELAGRKIILPFLEAGEEGIGSKVNVDHQASALPGMRVRIVAEHLRTEGNRVHAKCTAWNELGDQIGEGYTEQVILPRAKLLRMFERLQERWQASRSRPAEG
- a CDS encoding phenylacetate--CoA ligase codes for the protein MFQPELETLPRPKLTELQNQRLREQVAYVYERVPFYKQAFDERGLKPGDIRSIEDLPKLPFTKKKDLRDTYPFGMFAVPRSELARIHASSGTTGKPTVVGYTKGDLEVFAEVVARSLAAAGGRPGMMLHNAYGYGLFTGGLGLHGGAEKLGMIVVPISGGMTDRQIMLIQDFKPEMISCTPSYAQTLAEEFKKRGVSPEEISLQYAILGAEPWTEAIRQSVDAGLGVKATNIYGLSEIIGPGVSNEDVNEREGLSYIWEDHFYPEVVDPETGEPLPEGEVGVLVFTTLTKKAMPILRYWTGDLTYITREPGPSGRTHARMAQIRGRTDDMLIVRGVNVYPTQIEAVLKEIPEVAPHYQIVLTREGTMDEVELKLEVSESFFREIGQKILSDEVIEADHRLHNLREKVVKKIKDNVGISVRVSLINPGSAPRSEGGKLKRVADLRKMS
- a CDS encoding GNAT family N-acetyltransferase, coding for MSETFLLPEGHGLIRRANRADVPEIVRLLADDPLGQTREAFTDPLPESYYRAFEAIEADPNQFLAVVEQGGRVVGTFQLSFIPGLSRQGAWRAQLEAMRIEYSLRKQGLGQVVMEWAMEYAKARGCTLMQLTTDKTRKDAHRFYQRLGFISSHEGMKLKL
- a CDS encoding SDR family oxidoreductase — its product is MRVLEQFNLNGKTALVTGGSRGLGLEIAQGLREAGARVALLARREGFFEEALRLIPDALPIVGNVQDEHSLESAFARTGPVDILVNAAGVTWGQDVLEVPVEKIREVLDINVTGALLASRIAARQMKTRGYGKILHIASVAGLAGSPSEVMDAAAYSASKGALIALTRDLAVKWGPFGIRVNALAPGFFPTRMTEKLLARTEQLVNERTPLGRIGRPGELAAAALYLCSPASDYVTGQVLAVDGGMTAL
- a CDS encoding acetyl-CoA C-acyltransferase: MNMEAYILDAVRTPVGKHGGALASVRPDDLGAIPLKALLERTGIPGSDVEDVYMGCANQAGEDNRNVARMALLLAGLPIAVGGTTINRLCGSGLDAVANAARALMLGEGQVYIGAGVESMSRAPWVMPKAEKAFPTGNVTMFDTTLGWRLVNPRMKELYGTEAMGETAENLAEQYKISREAQDKFALHSHQKAIRAQQSGLLQSQMVPVEITDRKGQKTLVQTDEGPRADTSLEALARLKPVFRQGGSVTAGNSSSLNDGAAAVLLASREYAQAHGLKPMARVRAMAVAGVEPRIMGIGPVPASAKALKRAGLTLQDIGLIELNEAFAAQSLAVLHEWGLEAEDERLNVNGGAIAIGHPLGASGARILTHLVHEMQRRGVQFGLATMCIGVGQGIAMVVESL
- the paaI gene encoding hydroxyphenylacetyl-CoA thioesterase PaaI produces the protein MTTTDPYMQLLGLETLRVEAGKAVVAARVRPEHLNIHGSCHGGFLYSLADAAFALASNSHGTPAVALSTQMQYFKAVKAGDRLEAHASEENLGRRTATYRIEIRSEGRVVALFTGTVFRLEEKT